One genomic window of Microbacterium testaceum StLB037 includes the following:
- a CDS encoding type VII secretion protein EccC, with product MNVRIVHRPARISEPVEPADDVVLAPPPPIGEGPTGFPLQSLLPIVGSLSSITMIVLLRNNPIMVVVGAVILVVALVGGLGMAFTQRGNAARQRRVQRERYLDYLEETRGRVRESADRQRDAALALNPSPGTLVEIGADPARRWERRPGDTDFLRVRIGTGDLRAIEVALPAEQNPVQPFDPVMRESAERMVRLAGVAQGMPATVDLERGGHVSIVGERADTLNVARALVAQIAAFHSPDDVHIAAAVAPHHRDDWRGLDLVPHLSSDTPPSGAVAARRLAPTLDDVLSLLSAELRDRVATAAASRRAGRRTKPGRLIVFVDEGDGEASGMPRLDAALSLADLGVTVVHLVDDRLKEPPTVGARVTVTEGIATVETPGSGEAPSTGIRIDLVSSDALEVIARPLAGLRLTRTSAEDAGTSLAPDVTQLLGVADVDAIDVKAAWRVRSAAEFLRVPIGVDDRGGPVLLDLKESAQLGMGPHGICIGATGSGKSELLRTLILGLALTHSPDDLSMILVDYKGGAAFAPFARLPHVAGIIDNLADDPQLTERARSSIQGEVVRRQRLLKDAGNAASIGHYRQMRRERPDLPALPHLFLVIDEFGELLTAEPDFVELLLTIGRIGRSIGVHLLLSSQRIEGGRLRGLDTYLSYRIGLRTFSEAESAVVLDTPDAFHLPAIPGFGYLKVDTSVYTRFRAGYVSGPVPDPVEAGPHHDDAPPVLPLPAYDLPDEALEAEEFDSAEPETPTTGRTLVQAATQRLARGVTRTRPVWLPPLPPVLTLGGVLPQADGAGTLRAPMGLLDNPSTQTQSPWMLDLTRSGGHVSITGAPQSGRSMFLRTLAASLSFTHSPRQVSIYGMDLTGGGLARIEPFPHVGGVATRGHRERLTRLLEELTGMLATRERVFRDQGLDSLADMRRQHAQGRLPELPSADVVLLVDGLGALRQDFEDLEPPLAQLLERGGSFGIHVVVALSRWNELRMNLQGLIGTRLELKLNDPADSQIARKLSTTLKADQPGRVLTDDKLFAQVALPLLEEVEDGDTGEALEQLARESAARWGGQGAAPIRLLPEELSPGDLPDAIDEPDAVPLGLRQDTMEPVLVDVVTRDPHLLVLGDSHCGKTTALRGIVRGAVDRHTPEELVIALMDARGELVAEVPDAYLGGHATSGRQARLLAESIAVELEKRQTDRDAGPRILVIADDFDILAAGGTEPLRPLLPYLASSRDLRLNVVVSRPVAGASRAMFDSALQGIRDTGGTALIMSGDRSEGAILPKLYAEPMIAGRGRLARRGERPTLVQIANFVASDPDATGAAASVAPASGGRLRAARALRAARALRAARRLRTARRLHAARRLRTEPERDEVSVTTAGVSRRALRVVRAWDARPVTAAGVSRRALRVGVIRRR from the coding sequence GTGAACGTCCGGATCGTCCACCGTCCCGCGCGGATCAGCGAACCCGTCGAGCCCGCGGACGACGTCGTCCTCGCTCCGCCGCCGCCGATCGGCGAGGGGCCGACCGGCTTCCCCCTGCAGTCGCTCCTGCCGATCGTCGGGAGCCTGTCGTCGATCACCATGATCGTGCTGCTGCGCAACAACCCGATCATGGTCGTGGTGGGCGCCGTCATCCTGGTGGTCGCCCTCGTCGGCGGTCTGGGCATGGCGTTCACCCAGCGGGGGAACGCCGCCCGCCAACGGCGCGTGCAGCGCGAACGCTACCTCGACTATCTCGAGGAGACGCGCGGGAGAGTGCGGGAGAGCGCCGACCGGCAGCGCGACGCGGCGCTCGCGCTGAACCCGTCTCCGGGCACGCTCGTCGAGATCGGAGCCGACCCGGCGCGGCGCTGGGAGCGGCGCCCCGGCGACACGGACTTCCTCCGCGTCCGGATCGGGACGGGCGACCTGCGTGCGATCGAGGTGGCCCTCCCCGCCGAGCAGAATCCGGTGCAACCCTTCGATCCGGTCATGCGCGAGTCGGCCGAGCGGATGGTGCGTCTCGCGGGCGTCGCGCAGGGGATGCCGGCCACCGTCGACCTGGAGCGCGGCGGACACGTCTCGATCGTGGGCGAACGCGCCGACACCCTGAACGTGGCCCGCGCCCTCGTGGCGCAGATCGCTGCGTTCCATTCGCCCGATGACGTGCACATCGCCGCCGCCGTCGCCCCGCACCACCGGGACGACTGGCGCGGCCTCGACCTCGTGCCCCACCTGTCGTCGGACACTCCCCCCTCGGGTGCCGTGGCGGCACGGCGCCTCGCCCCCACCCTCGACGACGTCCTGTCGCTGTTAAGCGCCGAGCTCCGCGACCGCGTCGCGACCGCCGCCGCATCTCGACGCGCCGGACGCCGCACGAAGCCGGGCCGTCTGATCGTCTTCGTCGACGAGGGCGACGGCGAAGCGAGCGGGATGCCACGCCTCGACGCGGCGCTCAGCCTCGCCGACCTCGGGGTCACGGTCGTCCACCTCGTCGACGACCGGCTGAAGGAGCCGCCCACCGTCGGAGCTCGCGTGACCGTCACCGAGGGCATCGCCACCGTCGAAACACCGGGATCGGGCGAGGCCCCGTCCACCGGCATCCGGATCGACCTCGTCTCGAGCGACGCTCTCGAGGTCATCGCGAGGCCGCTCGCCGGGCTTCGCCTCACGCGCACGTCCGCCGAGGACGCCGGGACCTCGCTCGCTCCCGACGTCACGCAGCTCCTGGGCGTCGCCGACGTGGATGCCATCGATGTGAAGGCCGCGTGGCGGGTGCGCAGTGCCGCCGAGTTCCTGCGGGTGCCGATCGGCGTCGACGACCGGGGCGGGCCGGTGCTGCTCGACCTCAAGGAGTCGGCGCAGCTCGGCATGGGACCGCACGGGATCTGCATCGGCGCGACCGGCTCGGGCAAGAGCGAGCTGCTGCGCACGCTCATCCTCGGGCTCGCCCTGACGCACTCCCCCGACGACCTCAGCATGATCCTCGTCGACTACAAGGGTGGGGCCGCGTTCGCGCCGTTCGCGCGCCTGCCGCACGTCGCGGGCATCATCGACAACCTCGCCGACGACCCCCAGCTCACCGAGCGCGCGCGTTCGAGCATCCAGGGCGAGGTCGTGCGTCGCCAGCGCCTGCTCAAGGACGCCGGGAACGCGGCATCCATCGGTCACTACCGCCAGATGCGCCGGGAACGCCCCGATCTGCCGGCGCTGCCGCACCTCTTCCTGGTCATCGACGAGTTCGGCGAGCTGCTCACGGCCGAACCCGACTTCGTCGAGCTTCTGCTGACGATCGGGCGCATCGGTCGCTCGATCGGCGTGCACCTGCTGCTGTCGAGCCAGCGCATCGAGGGCGGGCGCCTGCGCGGTCTCGACACGTACCTGTCGTACCGGATCGGTCTGCGCACGTTCTCGGAGGCGGAGTCGGCGGTCGTCCTCGACACCCCCGATGCCTTCCATCTGCCGGCCATCCCGGGGTTCGGGTACCTCAAGGTCGACACCTCGGTCTACACGCGGTTCCGCGCCGGGTACGTCTCGGGCCCGGTCCCCGACCCCGTCGAGGCGGGACCTCACCACGACGACGCACCGCCGGTCCTGCCGCTGCCCGCGTACGACCTGCCCGACGAAGCGCTCGAGGCCGAGGAGTTCGACAGCGCCGAGCCCGAGACGCCCACGACGGGCCGGACGCTCGTCCAGGCCGCGACCCAACGCCTCGCCCGAGGGGTCACCCGCACGCGGCCCGTCTGGCTTCCACCGCTCCCCCCGGTGCTCACCCTGGGCGGTGTCCTCCCGCAGGCCGACGGCGCCGGCACCCTGCGCGCGCCGATGGGTCTCCTCGACAACCCCTCGACGCAGACGCAGTCTCCCTGGATGCTCGACCTCACCCGCTCGGGCGGACACGTGTCGATCACGGGGGCGCCCCAGTCCGGGCGCTCGATGTTCCTGCGCACTCTCGCGGCCTCCCTGTCGTTCACGCACTCCCCCCGTCAGGTGAGCATCTACGGCATGGACCTCACCGGGGGTGGCCTCGCGCGCATCGAGCCCTTCCCGCACGTGGGTGGCGTCGCCACGCGCGGTCACCGCGAACGTCTGACCCGCCTGCTCGAGGAACTCACCGGGATGCTCGCCACGCGCGAGCGCGTGTTCCGCGATCAGGGCCTCGACTCGCTCGCCGACATGCGCCGGCAGCACGCCCAGGGGCGGTTGCCCGAGCTTCCGAGCGCGGACGTCGTGCTGCTCGTCGACGGTCTCGGAGCGCTCCGCCAGGACTTCGAAGACCTCGAGCCGCCGCTCGCGCAGCTCCTGGAGCGGGGTGGAAGTTTCGGCATCCATGTCGTCGTCGCCCTCTCGCGCTGGAACGAACTGCGCATGAACCTGCAGGGCCTGATCGGCACGCGCCTCGAGCTGAAGCTCAACGACCCCGCTGATTCGCAGATCGCCCGCAAGCTCTCGACGACGCTCAAGGCGGATCAGCCCGGCCGCGTCCTCACCGACGACAAGCTGTTCGCGCAGGTGGCGCTGCCGCTGCTCGAAGAGGTCGAGGACGGCGACACCGGTGAAGCGCTCGAGCAGCTCGCCCGCGAGAGCGCGGCCCGCTGGGGCGGTCAGGGCGCCGCTCCCATCCGGCTGCTTCCCGAGGAACTGTCGCCGGGCGACCTTCCCGACGCGATCGACGAACCGGATGCCGTGCCCCTGGGGCTTCGCCAAGACACGATGGAGCCCGTGCTGGTCGACGTCGTCACGCGCGACCCGCACCTGCTCGTGCTCGGCGACAGCCACTGCGGAAAGACCACGGCTCTTCGCGGCATCGTGCGCGGGGCGGTCGACCGGCACACCCCGGAGGAGCTCGTGATCGCGCTCATGGACGCCCGCGGCGAGCTCGTGGCCGAGGTTCCCGACGCCTATCTCGGTGGACACGCGACCTCGGGACGTCAGGCGCGCCTGCTCGCCGAGTCGATCGCCGTCGAGCTGGAGAAGCGTCAGACCGACCGCGATGCGGGGCCGCGGATCCTCGTGATCGCGGACGACTTCGACATCCTCGCCGCCGGGGGGACCGAGCCCCTGCGCCCCCTGCTGCCGTACCTCGCGTCGTCCCGCGACCTCCGGCTGAACGTCGTGGTGAGCAGGCCGGTGGCCGGCGCCTCGCGCGCGATGTTCGACTCCGCACTGCAGGGCATCCGCGACACCGGCGGCACCGCGCTCATCATGTCGGGCGACCGCTCGGAGGGCGCGATCCTGCCCAAGCTCTACGCCGAGCCGATGATCGCCGGCCGCGGACGCCTCGCGCGGCGTGGCGAGCGGCCGACGCTCGTGCAGATCGCGAATTTCGTCGCGTCGGATCCGGATGCCACGGGGGCGGCTGCTTCCGTCGCACCGGCTTCGGGCGGGCGGCTTCGGGCGGCGCGGGCGCTTCGGGCGGCGCGGGCGCTGCGGGCGGCGCGGCGGCTTCGGACGGCGCGGCGGCTTCACGCGGCGCGGCGGCTTCGGACGGAGCCGGAGAGGGACGAGGTCTCGGTGACGACGGCCGGGGTGTCGCGGCGGGCGCTTCGGGTGGTGCGGGCGTGGGACGCGCGACCGGTGACGGCGGCCGGGGTGTCGCGGCGGGCGCTTCGGGTGGGGGTGATCCGTCGGCGATGA